The sequence GCCAAGCGAGATGCCCGGTTCATTTGCCGGGGTGCTGGCCAGCCAATAGGCGGCGCCTGCGACGATGGCGAGGGCCGCGGCCCCGGTAAGGAGTTTGCGTTGCATGTGCTTCCCTTTGTGTCAGCGTTTGGTCTTGGATAGTACGTTCCGCCCCAAGGCTTCAAGCGCATCGCGAAGCCCTGTGTCGCCCACTGGGGCGGCCAGCTCACTGGCGGCTCTGGTCACGGCCGGGTCGGGCTTGGCCGGGGCTTGCTTCTTGGGGCGGTGATCGAAACTGGCCTGCCCCTCGGCAAAGCCTGTGGGGGCGGTTTGGGTGATGCGGATGCGCGAGATGGCGTTGTAGCCGTAAACCCCGTTCACCTTTTCGCGCAGTTGTTCCTTTTGCATTTCCAGCATCGGGGCCTGCGCGCCGGTGGTCAGGAGGGTCAGCGTCGCGCCAAAGCCTTGGCGACCGTATTTCACATCGACGGGGCGGGCGATGGCGGCCACGTCTTCGCCCACGATCTCGGGCCAATGGGTCAGCAGCCGCGATTGCGCGAAGCCACGCGTTTCCGAGGCCCGCCTGATGCGGTCCTGCAAGAGGTTCGCGGTGCGTTTGAAACCACGGGTGGTGGAATCGCGGCGGGGCATGGTGGACTCCTGTACTTGCGTCCTATCTTAGGGCATGTAACGGGCCATGCCAGCCCATAAGGCGCGATGAGGGATAACACATGCGTGACGCCGCTTTGGACGTGCCGAAAGCCGCCGATCTGCTGGCGTGGTACGACCGCCACGCGCGTGATCTGCCGTGGCGGGTGTCGCCCGGTGACCGGGCGGCGGGGGTGGTGCCCGATCCTTACCGCGTGTGGCTGTCCGAAGTGATGTTGCAACAAACCACCGTGGCTGCCGT comes from Roseovarius bejariae and encodes:
- a CDS encoding DUF721 domain-containing protein, whose translation is MPRRDSTTRGFKRTANLLQDRIRRASETRGFAQSRLLTHWPEIVGEDVAAIARPVDVKYGRQGFGATLTLLTTGAQAPMLEMQKEQLREKVNGVYGYNAISRIRITQTAPTGFAEGQASFDHRPKKQAPAKPDPAVTRAASELAAPVGDTGLRDALEALGRNVLSKTKR